The sequence TGACGATATGAACAGGTTGGCTAAGGGTCTATACGATGGGTTGAACTCAACATTTTTGTCCAATACTTCTAAAATAATTATTGTATCAAGATATGATTACTTGCATTATTAGTTCAATACGAATGTAACAGTTTGACTAAAATGATACTGGAGGGTTTATGAGAAATGCATTTTGGGTCACACAACCTGTTTGAAATGTTCCAGTCATTTGGACCGTTTTCAGTCTAAGCTAACCTTTttttatccttatgatatattataaCATAACCCGAATCAACCCGCTGATAAATAGTAGATTAAAAATGTCACCACTAGTCAATAACATGATAACGAAACCAATAAAAGTGGAATTACAAAACAAAACTTAGTGCACACAACGTGAAAGTACCAATTAAGCAATCATAAAACAAAATGTTAATACCTTTCTTTATCAAAAAAGCTTCTAGCTTCCTCGTGCTAAAATCATCCTTTCCTCCGAGATCTTGAAACCCAACCAGTCGATCACCTGCAATTCCTTTTCTGAAAAAATAACGAAGTTTCAGACACACAGTTAAAAACTAAAACTGAAATCCAATCACGTTagcatgcatatataaaaataaccTGAAGAGTATAACGCATGGCAATGTCTTGATTCCTAGTTTAGTGACGAAGAACGGAGAATTCTGCAGGATATTTGATGCTAATGAGAATGATAGAAGAGTGAATTTGAGTACAGCAATACAAGTATGAATCAGGGGAGCACTCGGATattgaccaaatttgactttgaATTATTTGATTGAGTTTTAAGCAATTTCCCGAGTAATCCCAAGTTCAGACCGAATTTTAACCGATTTTCTAAGTAAATTCTAATTTTGGccaagtttgaccgagtactcGCCGAGTTGCAAAAAGAGAGAACTCGCCGAGTAATTCTGAGTTGTGCAACACTGCAAGAAACTCAAAAACAGACCTCTGCGTCTACTTTGATAAACTTGGTATCTACATGATTCGGCGCAAGAGACTTCAAATGCTTGTCCATTATCCTACAAGATATATCAACATTATTATCTAGAATGGATACATAGATTTTGTGTATTAGAACAGTAAAAGAATGTATACAAGAATACAGAAATTTGGGACAGTGCACCTAAACACATCAAAGAGGCAACATTGATTGCTACTGGTGGCAAAATGGGTGGGTCGGGTAAGGGAGAAAACAGTATTTTGGTACAAGTTGGGTCGACAATTTCTTCAATTTAAATAGTGTGTCAAATGATTACAAAAATTGCATAGATATAAAATAGTGTGTCAACTAATCTTTTAAATTAATGATTTAGGGTTCCTGATAGGACTTAAGAATCAAAGGCCATCTaataaaatgtaaattacaagAAGATGTTTTATTAATGCCTTTAACCAAAAGTGTAGCTGTGGATAGTTCATAGTTGAGTCTTTAACCTTTCATCATTAAAATGCTTTATTTCCTGCAATTTATTTTTAATTGTGATATCACACCCCTTTGAAAGGTAGAAATAGACACGAGATGGAGGCGAATCGGTCAGGACCTTGAAAGGTCTAGACGGGGTTGAGACGGGCGTTGACCAACATTGACtttgaaataaaaatatgttaaatacaaatatttcaaacatattttAACCAGTCTCTATCCCTTGTACAGACAGCATAACAACTTGTCCTTGTATTAAGTTAGCTAACATGTAAAATCTTTATTGTGCACACCGATGACAGGTGGTGTTTTGTAAGATCAAATTTTTACTGAAACAAAAGTTTTGGTCATCTATCGAGACAGATAGACAAGGATAGTTTAAACTTCGGCGCAATATTGAATGACATGACATTTGGTATGCTTTTCCAGAAAACAGCATCAAGAGTTGTAATATATCAGTGTATAGCGTTATAATCATCCAAACTTTAACATTGTTAAAAAGGTAAAATCATGGTCTAATAAATGTAAGTCCTAATACTATAAGCGAGAGTGTATTACAACACTTACTTGCAGcgataaaactcccgatgatagaAGTGGCAAATAACCTTTTCACTACCAGTGACTTCACCCAAAAAGTCTCCTTCAGTTACCTCCCTGTACTCTCCATGTCCTTTTTTTGTCAAAGATTGTCTTTTCTCAGCTTCTCTCTTGTAAAGTGAAATGATCAAAAGCATAAAGACACAAACGTCTCAATTTCATGTACTGCAAATGTttgcattttatatatatatatatatatatatatatatatatatatatatatatatatatatagagagagagagagagagagagagtataatAACCACCTTAAGAGCAGCAATCCTATCTGCGTGCAACTTTTCAAGCTCAGGATCCTGTTAAATGTGAGTTGATTAAGACGAAACTATAGAATAGCAAACATATACTATAAACTAATGTCTAATATATACTGTAGTTCCAACTTACATCCATTAACTCATCAAGATCTACCTCCTCATTAAAAGACGATGATGTTTGTGCCTTTTCTTGAGCTAATATTTCCTACAAAAATTAAATACATAAATAAGCTTTGATACAGTAACTAATATCATCACAAAAGCAACAtgcttttaaattaaaattatcaaaTTTTTGGTGGACCAATCTTGACATAAAGTAATAGTTAGAGCTTAATTTTGTGAAATTATATCTCAAATGGATTTGAGGAGGTGGAACATGTGAACGGAGAACAAGTGGGCTAGCCGTCATTGTTTTCAATTTTGCTTCTTCCTTGACTATTCTAATTTATTCTAGACTTGATTATCCTAGATTATTCTAAACTTGATTATCCTAGATTATTCTAGACTTGCTTAATGAACAAGGTTAATCAACTATAAATAGGGATAGTTGCTTTATGTAATGATATGATTGTAATAAGAGTTTTTCTATAATTGGAGAAGGATTTCCAATACGTTCTTGTTCTTAAATTTTACTATTCTGTTTTATAATCTGGTACCAAATttcttcaattggtatcagagctaagttACAAAAGGGATCGTGTTGTTGATCAAAAGGACTAGATCAATCACCAGATTCTAAGACAGAAAAATACGAGCGTCGATCGAAGAATAGATTCATGGGGGATATTATCAATACCTCGGATGCAATCAAGGATACCAGCCATCTTACGTTCCAGTGCCCTATCCTAACTGCGACCAATTATCCCATCTGGTCGCTTAGGATCAAAGCGATTTTTAAGGCACATAGAATCTGGGAATCAATTGAACCTGGAACTGATGTCGATCAGAAAAAGGATAATGCTGCAATCGCTTATCTGTATCAGTCTTTACCTGAAGACTTGATTCTTCAAGTTGCAGGTTGCACCCATGCAAAGGAAATCTGGGATGCAATCAAGACCCGTCACCTTGGAGTTGAACGAGTAATGGAGGCTAGGCTTCAAACTCTTAAAGCTGAATTTGAAGTAGCAAGGATGAAAGATAACGAAAAAATTGATGATTTTGCAGCAAAACTTTCTGGAATTGCCTCAAAATCAGCTGCACTTGGAACCGTCATTGAGGAAACCACGTTGGTGAGAAAAATATTAACTGCCATACCAGAAAAATTCTTAAATATGGCAGCCACTATCGAACAACTGGTTGATCTCAAAACGGTGAAATTCCAGGAAGTTGTGGGTAGGCTAAAAGCTTACGAAGAACAAACCAGTCTAAAGACTACAAATAACAGCCATGACCAACCATGACCAACTTCTGTTGTCCTATGAAGGATGAGACttaagaaagaaaagggaaaacagCTTTGGTCGAGGTCGAGGGAATGGCCAAGACACCCGGGGTAGGGGCCGAGGTCGTGGACAGTTTGGTGGTCGAGGAAGGGGTTCAGGCCGCGGACAAAACCTTTTTGCTGGTAGACAAACAACTGAAAACTTAACTAAAGATCGATCCAAGCTGCAGTGTTTTCGATGTGATGCATTTGGACACTTCTCATCGGATTGTCCAACACGAAAGAAAAGAGAACAAGCAAATTTGACTCATGCTAGATCAATCGAACTACCAGTGGCTAATGATGACAGACCTGCACTATTGATGTCCGTAGCCAATCAAAGAAGCGAGAAGGAAGTAATTCATCTAAGTGAAAAGAAGGTTTTTCCAGCAAAGTATGAGTCACATGATGGTGGAGAAAACATGTGGTACTTAGATACTGGAGCAACAAACCACATGACGGGAAACAAAGGACTGTTTCCAAAACTTGATACGGATATTGGTGGTACAGTGAGATTTGGGGATAACTCGTGTGTAGATATAGAAGGAAGAGGATCTATTCTTTTAACATGTAAAAATGGTGAACAACGTTTGTTGACCGACATACTTTATATCCCATACTTAAAGACTAACATATTTAGTCTTGGGCAAGCTGAAGAAGGTGGTTGTGTAATCTTGATCAAACATGGTTTCTTATATATGAGGTAGATGGATCGCTGCTAATGAAGGTTCAAAGGTCTCCTAATCGGCTGTATAAAATTAATCTTGAGGTTGGGACACCAATCTGTTTACATGCCAAGATTGATGATCCAACATGGTTGTGGCATGCCCGTCTCGGTCATGTGAACTTTGATACAATAAAGCGGCTAGGGACCAACAATCTAGTTGATGGAGTGCCGGTTATTGATCACCCTACACAGATGTGCGAAGCATGTTTAGCAGGGAAACATTCACGACAAAGTTTTCCTGTTCAGACAACTTTTAGAGCCCAAAATCCACTGGAACAGGTTTATGCAGATCTGTGCGGACCCATATCCCCTGCCTCCCAAGCTGGAAACAAGTATATTCTGCTGATTGTTGATGATCACAGCAGGTTTATGTGGTCTTTCATGTTAAAAACCAAAGGAGAGGCGTTTGAGCAATTCAAGAAATTCAAGGCGATTGCTGAAAATCAATATGGAAGGGAAAAAAAGGTCCTTATAACTGATCGGGGAGGAGAATTTACATCCAACGAGTTCAATCAGTATTGTGATTATGCTGGAATCACAAGACAATTGACTGCACCTTACACGCCACAGCAGAATGGTATTGTTAAAAGGCGAAATCGAACAGTGATGAGCACAACAAGGAGTATTCTTAAAGCAATGGATATGCCACAAAGTTTCTGGGCTGAAGCAGTACGTCACTCGGTTTATGTTCTAAACAGGTTGCCCACGAAGATTCTGAAAAATCAAACACCATATGAGGCTTTAAAAGGAAGAAGACCAAATCTTGATCATTTACGGGTGTTTGGATGTGTTGGATATGTGGAAGTACCTTCAGATCAAGTAAAAAAAACTTGATGACAGAAGAAGTATTCCTATGGTTTATTTAGGAACTGAACCAGGAACTAAGCCACATCGTATGTATGATCCTGAGAAGATGAAAATAGTAATCAGTCGAGATGTGGAATTTGATGAAGCACGCAAATGGGATTGGCATTCCGGAGTAGAATACAATCAAGAACCTAATCACAAAGGAGAATTCGTGATACATATAAACCCCGGTGAAGTTGTCTCGGCTGATCAAAATTCCGAAAATGGGCCTACCGAACCAGGCAGCCCAAGTAGCTCATATAGCTCACAAAGCAGCAACTCCTCAAGTCAAGGAAGATCGACCAATGAGGAAAGCATAACCCATTCTGATGTTAGCAGCCCTGAAACAACAGTAAAACAACAAGGACCTATGTTGTCTTGTCTCTCGACAGATACAGTCAATGAGTCAGATCCATCTATGGCAGAAGAGGAGACATATGATGATACACCACCACGAGGTTGGAAAAATCAAAGTGATATATATGATCTTCTTCTTACCGAAGGAGAACCAACAAATTTCAAGGAAGCTACAAGACATAAAGAATGGAAGCAAGCTATGGAAGGTGAAATAGCTTCCATTGAAAGGAATAATACTTGGGAGTTAATGGATCTACCACAAGGACACCGACCTATTGGACTAAAATGGGTATACAAAATTAAAAGGGATGCAAAAGGAAATGTCACACGACATAAAGCAAGGGTAGTTGCCAAAGGCTACATCCAAACACATGGTGTAGACTTTGACGAGGTATTCGCACCCGTAGCTAGACTTGAGACTGTTAGACTTATTCTAGCTTTGGCAGCCCAAAGAGGGTGGGATGTTCATCACCTAGATGTTAAAACAGCATTTCTACACGGTGACCTCAAGGAAGAAGTCTTCGTATCTCAACCGGAAGGTTTTGTGATAAAGGGGAAGGAACAAAAGGTGTACAGACTGTCAAAGGCTCTCTATGGCTTGAAGCAAGCCCCACGTGCTTGGAATACAAAATTAGATGGAGTTCTAAAGGAATATGGATTTCAAAGGTGTAAGCTTGAACAAGCTGTATACACAAAAAGAACACAAGAAGGATCACTTTTGGTAGAAATCTATGTTGATGATTTGATTGTAACAGGTAATAACCCGGAGAAAATTAAACAATTCAAAAAGCAAATGGAAGATAAATTCGAGATGAGTGATCTGGGCTTACTTTCTTATTATCTCGGACTCGAAGTAATACAAGGCATAGATGGAATAAAAATTCATCAATCAAGATATGCTAAAAGAATCCTAGAGGAAGTAGGAATGTGGGAGTGCAATTCCACCAAATATCCAATGGGACCAGGTCTGAAGTTGATGAAAGATGATGGCAGCAGATGTGTTAATGCAACTGAATACCGAAAAATAATTGGATGCCTTCGGTATTTAACTCGTACACGGCCGGATCTTGCATACTCGGTGggatatgcaagtaggtatatgcaAACTCCTAAAATTACTCATCTTCAAGCTGTTAAGCAAATTCTCAGGTACTTGAAAGGTACAGTAGACCTGGGTATTCACTATCGAAGGAATGGTAGCAATAACCTACTTGGATTTAGCGACAGCAGCTTCTCGGTGGACCCAGATGATGGAAAGAATACTACTGGATTAGTGTTCTACTTTGATGATGGACCAATTGCTTGGAATTCACAAAAACAACAAACGGTGGCCTTATCATCCCGTGAAGCAGAATTTATGGCTGCTACTGCAGCAGCTTGTCAAGCAATATGGTTAAGGGGACTCCTAGCTGAAATAACTGGAAGAAAAGAAGAACAAGTTGTAATCAAAGTTGATAATAAGTCAGCAATATCATTGATGAAAAATCCGGTATTTCATGGAAGAAGTAAGCATATCGACACACGGTATCATTTCATACGAGAGTGTGTTGAAAACGAGAAGATTAAAGTTGAACACATCAGTGGGGTTCAACAGCGGGCTGATATTCTTACAAAAGCATTGCCGAAGTTAAAGTTTGCTGAAATGAGAGAGATTCTTGGGGTTCAAAGGATTGAAGACTCAAAGAAATAAATGATGACTCAAGGTCAAGATTGAGGGGTGATTGTTGGACCAATCTTGACATAAAGTAATAGTTAGAGGTTAATTTTGTGAAATTATATCTCAAATGGATTTGAGGAGGTGGAACGTGTGAACGGAGAACAAGTGGGCTAGCCGTCATTGTTTTCAATTTTACTTCTTCCTTGACTATTCTAATTTATTCTAGACTTGATTATCCTAGATTATTCTAAACTTGATTATCCTAGATTATTCTAGACTTACTTAATGAACAAGGTTAGTCAACTATAAATAGGGATAGTTGCTTTATGTAATGATATGATTGTAATAAGAGTTTTTCTATAATTGGAGAAGGATTTCCAATACGTTCTTGTTCTTAAATTTTACTATTCTGTTTTATAATCTGGTACCAAATTTCTTCAATTTTGCTATCAACTAATAATGCGTTATGGATTGGTGTACTGGCCTAATACTAAAACAAACCTGGTACGTAGATGTACCAAAGAGGATCATATCCCTGGAAAGGGTAGGTTCGTATTTTGTAAGAGTGCTCCCAATGGTGACAGACCTTCCTCCCCAGGACTAGCTgccacatcagcacttccttcCCACATGGCTAGACACTGACATACTTCCTCAAATAAATTGGGACCcgctatattaattaattattgtgTGTACATATATTAGAACACCATGTACAAGTCAAGAAACCATTTTCATCCGTCCAGAAATATTTCACAAAGAGACGAGCAGAGGAACGAGGTGGAGGGTGACGGCACCCTGGGCTAGCCGCTGCCAACGGCGCCCAGGAGGGTGGTTGGCTGGGCGGGGTGCAGGACAGCACCGTTGGGAGCTCTCTAAGACTTTAAACTTTGCATTCCCATTCGTATATGTAAAGCGGTTTTTCATTATTTCAGAAATTCagtagcatttttaaaatattagtATTCCCTCAACCTCTCTAATCGTTTTGGTTTCTATGTTTTGTACATTTTAACTTTAAACCTTTCAACATTTATTTAagatttatataattttaaaatcacATTAAACAGCCAGTAATAAGAGTACTATAACATAAACAATGTGATCTATCACATTTAAGTACTTCGTATGAATCTAGAATCTAGAAATAACACAATAGTACAACCAtaattaatcattatcattatatatatttatatataaatataaataaattttatGAGAACTGAAATTGAAAAACCTTCTGGTAATCACGAGCAGCTGCAGCCATAACATTTCCATAAGCTAAAGTTTGCAAAGTCGATTTCACTGAATCCGGATCCATTTTTTATATAGAGCTTAGCTACCTGCTAAAAGTAACCCTATTTTATCGATGCTGCAACAGAAATACTAGAAGATAACGGAAGGTATAGTATAATGATCtgatattataaaattaataacgATCTAATTCTAaattgaagaaaacattgaaccctGGTCTTACCACGGATCTGAGATTTGACAGTTTTGGCCCAAAATTAAATTTTAATTGAACTTGTGATATTTCTAGGAGTGAATGAAAATGAATTATTTAAGCGTTAATACAAAACTAGTTTATAACTTTTAAAAACACAAAATTTCACTCCATGTTTACGTCAAATTTGATTCCTtgtcttttttctttttttgtacATTCATCGTCTCTAATATATCACATTTTTACATCTCTCGTCCTTCCGTCCATTTCACGTTAATTTCAGCTGTTATCTTCAATCATGTGGCATGCACATGAGGGTAAAATAGTCCTTTTTATTTTAATTCCTAATTTATACTCGGTATTTATTAATCTACCTACCTACTTTTATGTCATATATATCTCTATCTACATTTCTCTTTTAACTATCCAGattataaatcaacaacaacaACCTAATTTATTCATCACTTTCTCACCCTCATCATTTCACCTTCATCTTCATTGTCTCAAAATCAAAAACATtaactttaaaaagtcaacaaaacaaaattacacatctggATTTACATGTGCCCACTGAGATTTTTGTTTAGATCTACTCGAAATTTTTGTTTCACCTTCATCTTCATTCTTTTTTTTTACTAGATCTACTCGAATTTTTGTTTAGTTTTGCAT comes from Rutidosis leptorrhynchoides isolate AG116_Rl617_1_P2 chromosome 4, CSIRO_AGI_Rlap_v1, whole genome shotgun sequence and encodes:
- the LOC139843545 gene encoding thioredoxin domain-containing protein PLP3B-like, which translates into the protein MDPDSVKSTLQTLAYGNVMAAAARDYQKEILAQEKAQTSSSFNEEVDLDELMDDPELEKLHADRIAALKREAEKRQSLTKKGHGEYREVTEGDFLGEVTGSEKVICHFYHREFYRCKIMDKHLKSLAPNHVDTKFIKVDAENSPFFVTKLGIKTLPCVILFRKGIAGDRLVGFQDLGGKDDFSTRKLEAFLIKKGIIDEKKKNDDEEAEYDESRRRTVRVSANHDSDSE